A stretch of DNA from Odontesthes bonariensis isolate fOdoBon6 chromosome 5, fOdoBon6.hap1, whole genome shotgun sequence:
GCTGAAAAATCGTACAACATCTCCATATTTTCTCCAGCAAATACTCCCCATATCCACAGAAATTTGTCAATTCAAAGAACAGCACACGCAGCATAAAACCGTTACGCCTCAATATGTGGCGTAGATTACAAACCTGTGCTCAAGCAATTTTCAAACAGGTTTTCTTTACAGTTCACTTGAAACCATGACCACTATGTGTGGACTGTCATGAAGTTGCAGAATTTTCATAGTGGCCATGCAGGTTTTGGTGGTAGTTAGAGGAATGCAGACAGGCCTGGTGATGGCAGAGAGATATACTGGGATCAGGGACTGGACCAATGTCACTTCACTCTTTAGGAGACCAACTTGTGCCGATAATTTCAAATCAGCATGATAAAGGAGTTCCTGGTTGACAGTCAGCGGAAGGTTAAAGcacaactttctctgtgggatttCTGACCAGTGGTGAAAGTCTGCCTGCTCATTACTGCCTCACTATCACTGTCTTACCTGTCGGCTGTTCACACATCCTCCCTCTCCACTCATTCATTCTCAACCCCGCCGCAGGTCTCCTCCCTCTTGCCGGGGTCATATATAATGGTGATGCCACAGGGATTTCACTTCTCCTCAGGGACATTTTATAGGTGCTTGTTTCCAATTTTGAGGGTTATGACTGAGAAGTTGAAGAAGCTGAGGAGGGCCACTTTTATTATTTGAGGGTAAGACAAACAAACTTTTTCgtcacttttttttgttgctgttgttgatgttaaattgtttttacttctaaaaaaaaacactaacttGTTGGTTTAAAAAGAGACAATTCCTGTCTGTTGGTACAGACTCCactgtaattatttatttttcagttatttGACTTCCTTGCTTTGTtttatgctttaaaatgaatctaACTCTTTATGTCACTCTTCCAGTCAAACATCAGGTGTCAATGTCTCCGTCTATGGCCCGATCTGCTCCAAGCGAGCTCAACCATTGGTGGAACCAGCTGAGGTTTCGCctccaaaataaaaaaggatgGAACGAGATGTTGGATGAGACATTCCTGATCTgcacaaaaaagtaaaaaagattTTCAAACAAGGAATTGGACCTAAAGTGATGTCATAGGCAAGCCTAATGTTTTTGTTTACAGTGGAAATGATGTTTAGTCTTTGTCCTTCTGTCCCTTAGCATAAATGACATTCCTCTCTTCTATGCGGCTAAAAACAACAGTGTCGGTTGCATCAAGAAACTGCTAAGCTGCGCGTCCACCAACATCTTTGAGAGAGGTGAGCCTGAGCTATGAATTCGAGCCTTGTTGTGTTTGTCGTGACAGTGCTGTAATCCGTGTGGTTGTATTCTTCTCGCTCAGGAGCCCTCGGAGAGACGGCTCTTCACGTCGCTGTGATGAACGAcaacctggatgctgctgtggctCTAATGGACGGAGCTCCTGAACTCATCAACGAGCCCATGACCTCTGAGCTTTTCCAAGGTGCTCATGCATGAACATACAcaaactctcacacacacacagtagatGCAGACGCAAACACAAATTGTAAAGTGTTGCTCTTATCGTTTTGTATGTTAAAGTTGTCTCCTCTTCGGTCCGCAGCTAAAAAAAATGCAGAGAAACTAAACATACACATGATTTGTAGACAGAATCTAATGTGAAGGCAGAGTATTTGAACTAATCCTCTGATAAAGCCCTGAATATCAAACCTTTACACAAAGCAGCTTTTATTGGTTCAGAAAAATCTAACCAATCAATACCCAGCTGACACATCCCAAAGTGACCTCTTCAcagcctcctcctctcccaTAGAAGAGTTGTAAACAACAAAACCTGATGCAAAGTTACTGTTTCAACTGCTGGGGTTACAGGGTGGGTTACAACTCAGCATGATAACAAGGCTATTGATATGCAGATTGGCAGGGAGATTCTGTTTAGCTTCAAGCTTCACTTTCACTAAAGGTAAAACTGGGGAAATCACACGCAGACTCGCAGTAGCTCACAGAGTCACATCTGCCCTGCCAGTTAGCTCACCTTATAACTTAGGTTGTAATTTTATTAGGAAATTCTCCAGCTTCATCACTTCACACCTCCACGTCAATGTATTATAAGAGTTTAAATTAGTATAAAAGATAGAAAATAAAGATACAATCTCAGTCCCTCATGTGGTGGTTGTGATCTCAGGGACTGTGCCGTGTTTGCTCAAATTGTGCTCGATCATCATTCAAGCACCAAATATAAATGTCAGGTTAAATCTGACGTGGTGTCCTGACTACAAATCTGCTAATTCACAGCAGACCAAAGTACTCAgtctgtctctgcctcaggtgTTACTCCTCTCCACATCGCCGTGGTGAATCAGAACATCAATCTGGTTTATCATCTGATTAGTCGTGGTGGTGATGCCGCTACACCTCGAGTCACTGGTCTGTATTTCAGGAAGAGGATTGGAGGacttctgtactgtggtgagtcAGCATGATCTTACAACAAAATGTAAGCAGCAGTCAGATATTGATGACAAAGTTGCTGCTAAGAATGTAtatgcaaaacacaaaaaaaagaaaaggaatttGTAAGAATCAGATGTATTATTGATCCACAGGTGAGCACATCCTGGCTTTTGCTGCGTGTGCTGGAAATGAGGACATTATCAACATGGTGATCGACGCGGGGGCCAGTACCAGGGTCCAGGATTATCGAGGTGTGAAAAACCGACACTTTAGTTAGAGAGGACACAGGGTTATTTCATATAATAAGACAAAGCAGGCAACTGACCATGATGGACTGCTCTAAGGTCAGCTCTAAATTATTCGGGCTTGAAGCTGAAGTGTAACATCAACTAGAACAGTTCCTCCATTAACTGTAGCAAACTTACcttctgaggttgtttttttcagaaaaaaatgaaaaattatgtTAAATCTTTGCATTGGAGAAGCTAAATTTGCAAGCACTTTTGTCCGTTGTCCGTTCAGCTCTTTTAAACACTACGTAGATTTAACAAGTAATACTTTCAGCTGTGGAGTGCAGCTGATTTCTGGACGTCCACAACTGAAATTGTCAGAAGGTGCCAGACATCAGGACAACTAAAacataacatttcagaaaagacAGCAACACAAGAAACGCACCAACAAAGCAGAGAACACTAGGTTTCAGGAAACGCAATAACCAAACATATTTAGTGGAGTTGTCTAATGTagttgctttttctctttattgttGTGTTCTGAAATGCTGTGTTTCagtgttgttatttttttaagaaacgttgtgttgtgttttttttgttgtgtttcctgtttcagtgctgtgactTGTGATCTTGTAGTGTGCGGTGTGTGGTTGGAACTTCTGCTTTCTTGTCGTGTTTGCCTAATTTGGCCACCTGTAGGAGTCCAAAAGAAGCCCAGCAAAAGAAATCTGTGGTTAATATGGCCTTAAACCTCTGAGCATCTGTGCCAGTTATTGATAACTAatgttctttatttttcctcTTGTGGCTCCTGTCTCTTGTGTACGCACATTCTAGGCAACACACTGCTTCATGTTTTGGTTCTGCAGCCCAACAAGACGACTGCGTGCCAGGCCATTGACCTGATTATGGCAAGGGATGTAGAGCTTGACCAGTCAGTGCCACTCGACATGGTGCCCAACTATCGAGGCCTTACACCTTTTAAACTGGCTGCCAAAGAGGGAAACATTGTGGTGGGTATCAAGCATGGGAGGTGCCACATGGTGGAAATGAAAGGTGGAGCAGATTATTTCACTGATCCTATCTTTCATGCTGGGATCCCCTCTGTCTCACTCAGGCATTTCAGCACCTGGTTAATAAAAGGCGTGTCGTCCAGTGGAGTCTGGGCCCTCTGAGCTCTCACCTGTATGACCTGACAGAAATCGACTCCTGGGCCGACAACATGTCAGTAATGGAGCTCATTGTAGGCAGCCCACGGAGAGAGGTAAAAAACTAAATATACATTGTAGTTCAGGGAAATCCCACACCATTTTATTAGAAATACACATTTCagtcagaaaataaacaaaatcttTTGTACTCCAGGCCAGAGGGATTCTGGAGGTGACTCCTGTAAGACAGCTGGTCAGTCTGAAGTGGGACCTGTATGGAAAACATTATTTTAGGTAGGGATTGATTTCTGTCTGAGGTTAAATATCTGACCTGTACTCATGTCCACTGTGTTCACACTGGGGTTTTCCCTCTCTCCTGCGTTAGGCTCCTGATGGTGTTGTATCTGCTGTACATTGGGACCTTCACACTTTGTTGTGTGTTTCGCCCTCTAAAGGACGCTCCAGAGAACTACACAAAGTCAGACATGGACAAAACCATCAGAGTCCAGAAGGCATTCAATGTGAGTTACAGTCATTAAATAGAGaacaaataagtaaaatagatcATAACAATATCATTGCATTTCACTTTCACAAACTAAGCATGTTTATTGCTTTGTTTTTATCACAGTTAATTCATATTTAGGTATCCTATATTTCTGAGTGCAAGACTTTTAAGGAGCATTCTCTTGTACTGGGGGGCTGCAGCTCTTTATTCTAACTTATATTACTTTATCGTAAATGACGTTCTGCAGAGTTTGAACGTTTCTATTACTATGATTTCAGTGATGACCGGATTTTCTACAGGCATTGTTCATAGGGAATACAGTTGTGATGTCCAGCACAATCAGTATTTAGTCCTCTGTTGACTCTAACAAAGATcatatttgtgaatctgtcagTAGAGTACGCTAAAtatttctgaaggtcttttgcGGTTTAATGGTGCCTTTGATCTGCCTCACAAGCAATCCTACAAGTGGCCTTTTCTTTCCTCCAAATGACTTTTTGCTCTTCACCATTTTTGTTGACTTCCATTCTTATTTATTATGTAAACTGAGAAAACAGCAATTTGAAATTGTCATAATGGGACAAAATTAGCTATAAAGCATTGAAAAATTCCACTAGTCTGGCCTTtcataaccacagaataaccacaatttttttttaaaaaatcataaaaGCATATTGATATTTGAGACTTTGTCAAGAAATTTTAAGAACTGTAAAAATCCACCTCATCATCTTCATGTAACCAATAGGCCAATAACGAAATCTTTATTTCCCTTCTGCCTGACTCAGGAGAGTTATGTGACGTATGGCGACAGTCTGCGACTAGCGGGAGAGGTCATCAGTGTCCTGGGAGCGGTTGTCATCCTTGTCCTGGAGGTCAGTGCACAACGCATGCTCTGTATTCATAATCATTGCACGCCAAAGTGTATTGCAAGTAAGAAATCGCCCTGCATTCCCTTTCCAAACAGATCCCTGATATACTGAGAGTAGGAGCAAGGCGCTACTTTGGCCAAACAGCACTGGGAGGACCCTTCCATGTGATCCTGTAAATACAAACTCTTCTCAGCTGTATGATGATAACACAATGTTAGGCCTCTCCGTTtaaccttgctgctgctgtttgtgttgtttGACCAGCATCAGCTATGCCTCCCTGGTGGTGCTGCTGTGTGTGTTCAGAGCCTGTGAGGTGCAGGGGGAGGCCGAGGTGATGGCAGTGTGCTTAGTTCTCGGCTGGTGCAACGTCATGTTCTTCGCCCGCGGTTTTGAAATGCTCGGCCCGTATGTCATCATGATACAAAAGGTACAGTTAAGCTCCCTGCAGCTTATGGAAGCTCGTATAGTAGTTTGTTTCGCTTTCACACCTGTGGCCGTGTGTTTTCAAGTTgttgttttggtttcagatggTCACCTGCTTGTGTTTTCAGTCTGAACAGCTTTGTGTCTCATTTCCTCCTAGATTATATTTGGAGACCTGACAAAGTTTATGTGGCTGAGTTTTATTGTTCTCATCGGTTTCTCCACCTGTGAGTATATTCTTGGCTTATTCCAAACTTTGTCTCTCTCACAGAGTGTAAATAAGACTTCAAAATACCAGAATTTAGAACTTTCTGCTCCTTTAGATGCATAttaatttttctttcacattctTTTTAGCCCTGTGGATGGTATACATGACCCAGGACCCAGATTCGCTCCCTGCGTATCGATCCTTCCCCATCACCCTCTTCTCCCAGTTTGAGCTCAGCGTGGGCCTGATTGACCTGCCGGTGGACCACACCGTCACTACGCCCCCCATCGTCCACGTGCTGCACGTCACCTTCTCTGTGGTCTCCTACATTCTCCTGCTCAACCTGCTGATTGCCATGATGAGCGACACACACTGGAGGGTGGCCCAGGAGAGAGATGAGCTTTGGAGGACTCAGGTGACATACACATAGACTGTTGTGCACACATGCATAATGTTCTTGTTGGCACGAATTAAGCACTGCTGTGTCATGTTTACAGCTGTGATATTGTTGTGCAGGTGGTGGCCACAACTCTGATGCTGGAGAGGAGGCTTCCTCGCTGTTTGTGGCCTCGGCTCGGAGTGTGTGGGCTTAGCTACGGCCTGAAGGAGCGTTGGTATCTCAGGTAAGAGAATACTTTGGTGCCAGAAGCAGGAACAGAAGCTTTCAAGGAAAACAGAAGCACTAATATAACCCCTTATATGACAGACATTTACATTGTTGAAGCCGTAATTATATCAGAGGAATGTTTCGTTAAATACCACAGAAAAGACATTGAATGACTAACCTGAACACTACCTGAATAGCCTTTAATGCACACAAGTCAAGCTGTGCTGTGAGAGAAGCACAACTTTTAATATGGCTTATGGTTTGCTCATTTTCTTTACAGGGTTGAGGACAGAAATGACCCCATGATGCAAAAGATGCGACGCTACGTTAAAGTCTTTTCTAAGgaggatgaaaaagaaaaggagggaCTGGAGAAATCAGACACAATGAAGGGAACCCCGATGCTCAGACCGAAAAATAGAGGTTGTAACAACAGGAGGGCACTAGCCGGTTGGGAAGTGATCCGTCACAGCGCTTTAGGTTTAGAGATGGAGCAGCAGGAGCCGGAGGAGGACCACGACATCAGATATGTTTAGAATGAAATGTCGCCCGATCCTCACGTGCATATTTTGAGGCCTTCAGAGCATATGAAATAGATGTAAAAAGTCGATGCCTTTCATGAACTTGCAAAAAAAGGACTCATCTCTCTCGGTTTTCCTCTGTAGTCAACAGTGCAATTATTCCTGCAGTATTATGCTATAGAAAAGAGTGTTATTTTTATAGCAATATAAAAGATATGTAGCAGTAATGTATGTTCAGCTAGAATAAAGTGAAAGATTCAACTTGTCATGTAGCATGAATACTTTTATATGAGAAAACAGATGACTTCAGACAAAATTACTGGCCTTCATTTCTAAGTTAGCAGGAAATGGAACGATTCAGTATAAAAGAGTATTGTACCATGATTAGAGCTTATAAGTGCTTATAAGCATAAGAATAAACTATTCTAATACAAACTATGCTGTGCATTGCTGTAAGAAACTATAACTCCGATAAAAATCAAACTGAGTGGTTACTTAAATGGTGAATACGCAGCTATCATCTAAAAAGCTTCATTATGTGTCTTTACTGGCTACTACTTATTGGAGTGTGATGTGGAAACTTAAATGATTTGACAGGTTATTGAGGATATGATTGTTGCAGAAAATTGTTCTGTTAGAAAATAGTGGTGCCCATCAGAACTGAAGCTGACAGATGAAGTAGGTGGTAGCTTGACAGTAAGCTCTGTCCCAGTTCTTCTCAGGCTGTTCGTCAGTGTTGAGGAAAGCACAGTCGCCGTTATTTGGATACTCTGCCCAGTAACTGTAAAACATAAGAAAAAGATATGtgttaaaagtgtcatcacagGATGTTAAGATTATTTTCACCAACTCGGGGAGAGAATAAACCCTTGtgttgtggcttttttttttaggggagGACCCAAATACAAATATGAAGTCGAGCTGTATTTCAAGCTGTtagtgccaaaaaaaaaaaacagcaaaaaaaggaGGAACAAAATGGGTAGTCATAGAAACATGTTGCGATGTTATGTCTCTAAAATCTGCAGATACATGAACTTTTCTCTGCCAATAAATCAGAATGAAACTTTAGTGCCACTTTTGGTTGATGAGGATCAGGCTTGGTCATGTTGCCACGGCGATTTTAAGAAACATAAAATATAGCAGCATTAGAAACTAGGGCTGTCACTGCACAATTATTTTGAAAAGAATACAAGGCTATCAGACTAACTACTcgttgttttcttgtttgttttacacAAGGAAGTAAGGAACGGCTAAaagttaacaaacaaaaaaacagtccGCAAACAATCATGTTTTGACTATCAGTTAAGGTCAAATAGTGACTATCATATATGCATTATCAACACAATATCGatagtttattattttaatgtcaCATTTATCATCAGTACCAGAACAATGTGACACCCCCTATTAGAAACATAGAGATTCTTAGTATCTGGGTAGCATTCTTAGTGGAAAAATCGTGCAAAACAAGTGCAAAAGAGCACATAAGAGGAAGTAAAAGAGAGTATTTTTactacagaaataaaacaggaaaaaggTAAAGAAACCCAAAGAACTTGAAGCCAAATATACTTTCACTGAGTGGACACTTTAACAGGtagggaatcgaaaaccggttcttgttgagaaccggttcctaGTGTTTTCAATTCCCTGGAATCATTTAtcaattttgcaaacgattcccttatcaattccagtgggcgcgaatgacgtcaccacgcaagttgccataatagagactctctggtggcgagtccagcgcagccagcagtcaacagtaaacatggcgcccaagcggtacaaacgctcgaaagtttggtttcacttcactaaaaaagacaacaacagggcaacttgcaataCTTGAAAAGTGGATATTTCATCAatgggaggaaatactaccaacatgcagaGACATTTGCGCACACAGCATGCAATAACTAACTAttaatgaatgtcgcgttttcgatccgctccggactaacgttggtgaatctcaccccagcagcagcagcagcaacgttagcatgtcctgaCCTTGTCTAatactgcaggtaactaactaacaaacactgcctatcatgttaacGCCAtctgcctcattgtaaaacctgctattagtaacggttaaTGTTAAATGAGtgccttctcatgcattacatttacagggctctcaagttttcaagtttgcttggagtgagattcgggcggggcaggggccgggccgtgtgcgcggggggggggggtttctttcgttttttttggggggggggggggggggggggggggggctggtcccttgcagtatcccatcgccataaactagctacttaaagaacaaagaaattgttttatttataccaaaatcacaaatcttcacttttacactaaattctgctatattttaaaataaattgttttaggtatgcaaagtcttaacaaacaaaatttCTTTATTTGTGTTGTTGTCAGTGTTGTAAGTTGATGCTAATTGACCTGTTTattgtcctttttttccccaaatgagaatcgataagggaatcgaaAAAGAACCGAATTGTTAAGCAGAAtcaaaaatggaattggaatcttaaaaatcttatcaattcccgtCCCTATTAACAGGTCAACCTGTACAGTTTAATGCATTTCAGCATTTAGCATTTTTGTTCTTGAGAGCTTGCTGACATTTTTAGAAGTCCCAGCTAACGGTGGagttttatttgaatttatcATATTGAGAGTTTctaatatttttttgtctttccaaTTTATGTGAGAGGGAAGCATGTTAGAAAATATCTCTCAATAGGTTAAACATTAAGGTCCCCGAGATTAAGTCAACAAAGGAGAATAAACTGTAATAGATGTGCATCTCAGAGATGTCAGAGAGAGGTTTGCTGATTGAATGTATAGCTTTACAAGTCTATAAATcaatcatttgtttatttcttaaGAGTCACCTCTCTTGCAGCTTGTTGTTGTTGACCCAGTTCCATGCAACATCGTTCTGTCTCAGTCCAATCCAGTATTTCaagtttcctttccttgtcaGAAAAGTCTAGAAAAAGAGAACACCATTCATATTTACACAAACAAGCTGCAGATTGTAACATTTCAACAAACAAGGACACCGTTACAGAAGGAAGCAGGTGAGCGCCATCAGAATCACCTGAACATTCTGGTTGGTTATAACAGCCAAAGATCCACCACTGGAGGTGCAGTTCTGCTGACTCTCAGCCCATGACAGCCTGAAGGTGGACAGGAAATAACAGGATCGTCCGTATGTCAGCCATCCTTTAGCACACTGCTGGCAGCCGATACCTGCAACCAGACAGAGATCCAGTACAATCAAGGCTAcgaaaagaaagaatgaaaacagccTGCAAATATGGGCTAAATTGCATATGTCAATTTGCAAAATGCTTTTGTGTTTAACCTAACTTAAATTTGTCCATATTCTATCTATCATCTATAaacatgtatttttatttatgctTCCATGCATGAACACATATCGATCTAATATAGTCTAGGAGAAAATGATAAAGCTAACTGAACTTTGGTTCAGATGATATAAAAACTTCCCCCATGACCTAGCATGAAGTGACTCCCTCAGCTGCctgattaaaaaataatctggTTCATTGTGAAAGCAGAACTGTCACTAAAAAtattgtgatttaaaaagtatCAGATGTCTTCTTGGTTTCTACTCAGCATTTTTGCATCTTTGTGCTCACGTTTGGAATGGAAGTTTGGGAAGAGGTCCTGGCACTGCTCAGGACTGCATGTTGGAGAAGGAATTTGTCTGTCAGCTGCTGTAGTTTCCTCTTTCTCTGAGCAGACAGGGGATCCagtttggactagaaatgagagcacAGTGGGAGGAGATATGAAGGAAAGAATAATGCCCAAAggctgcagctctgcagctGGGCACAGCTTTCATGTATGATCTATTGTTGTTATGAGGAAAAGAACTATAGAAGCATTGTAATCGCAGAATAATAATATATACTCCAAAGTGTTTTAATACATCTCTGACTGTAAAAGTTCTCATAATCAGCTTTAGCGTTGCAAAGAGAATCAAACGAAGAGTGGTTTGTTGTTACAGTGATCCATGGCTGCAGATACTCACGTTTCACACTGAGGGCAATGACGACGAGCAGAAGGACGAGGCAGATTACTGAGAGCAACAAACATGCAGCACGGTACAGGCGTTCATTTCCCTCATTCTGTTTGCCTGAGGATGAAGACATCAAAAAATGTTAGTGAGCACGACACGGACCCCCATCAAGGCTGAGAAAACCGCCTCTTCCTACCTTTCTCTCCATCCAGTTCAACTGATAACTTGGATGCCAACTTTTCACCGTCTTCGTCTTTTTTATCCTCAACATAACTGCGACAGAATTTGATGTACATGGAGAAAAATGTCCTGACGTTTTTGGGGAAGCTTGTTTACACTCCTGCTCCGTCTTCCTGTTCTGCTGACTCACAACTGCCTCCAACAGGGCTGTTTTAAGACCCCACTTTGTCTTATCGCCATAGCAACACCCCAGCCTTCAGTTTTTCCTAAATCATTCATGGGGCACAGTGGATGGCTTGTCTTTGAATGCCAAAAACTTTAATCTCTCCCGCTGTCTCACTCTTTAAgaattaatgtgtgtgtgtgtaagagcgAAAAATAGTCACAGACAGAGACTCCAAAACAACAGATTGGATTTCATTTGAGGGTCATTTCAGATCAGTGTTCGGGTCAGGCAGAAACACACCAGCGCCACTGGTACAGACTTAAGACAGTCTCAATATGAGATTATAGAACAGGATTTCATGCAGAAAGTGGGATCAAAGCAAGGTCTTTCTCAAAGGGCTTTATACAGCAATTCACCTGTCTGCACTTTAGCAATAAAAAGACAACGTTTCTCTTTCTAAATTCGATCCTACCAAGTTACAGAAAACCACCCATGTTTTAGTAAAGTAGCATATATTAGAGTATGTTAGTGAAATTAAAGTACACGCCCTGCTATGACATTCTGCTACGTGTCCATTAGCTTCCTTCTTTCATTTGTCACGACACACAACTGATGTGTGTGAAAGCAAAAACATCAAGAGAAAACCACCAAACAGTCTGACATTGAGCAACATGGTTATGGGAAAAGCAAGTTCAGTCTGCTTGTGCtctttatgaaaaaaatacacGTTGAATTTATTTTGTTCTGTTTATTTTCCATTACATCTGTGTCAAAGGCAGTAAATCAAACATTAGGTTTATATTTACAGGCTTTCATTAACCTAATGGAAgtaaaaatgtaattttctgTTTTCCAAAGTGATAAAGACAAGGAGACTTACGGAGTTTCAGAAACTGAAAAGTGTTTCTTATCAGTCGAGCTGAAGGTCATTTCTTTGGTCCTCCCAGCTTTACAGTTGCTGCTGATTAAATTTGTTGATGTTACTTTAGGTGGAATTTTAAAGTGATAATAAAGGGCATAGAGGGTTAGTGGTGAAGTGTGTTGATTACGGCAGCAGAGCTGCATCACACTGCAGTCTTTGAGGGAGCAAAGACTGTACTTGTTACTT
This window harbors:
- the LOC142380158 gene encoding C-type lectin domain family 9 member A isoform X1, with translation MEMQEISAESERNDEGEARASEPMLEIKTEEEAEADHYAKLQSPSEDVYSETFYGGVKEAGKQNEGNERLYRAACLLLSVICLVLLLVVIALSVKLQTGSPVCSEKEETTAADRQIPSPTCSPEQCQDLFPNFHSKRIGCQQCAKGWLTYGRSCYFLSTFRLSWAESQQNCTSSGGSLAVITNQNVQTFLTRKGNLKYWIGLRQNDVAWNWVNNNKLQESYWAEYPNNGDCAFLNTDEQPEKNWDRAYCQATTYFICQLQF
- the LOC142380158 gene encoding early activation antigen CD69 isoform X2, which produces MYIKFCRSYVEDKKDEDGEKLASKLSVELDGEKGKQNEGNERLYRAACLLLSVICLVLLLVVIALSVKLQTGSPVCSEKEETTAADRQIPSPTCSPEQCQDLFPNFHSKRIGCQQCAKGWLTYGRSCYFLSTFRLSWAESQQNCTSSGGSLAVITNQNVQTFLTRKGNLKYWIGLRQNDVAWNWVNNNKLQESYWAEYPNNGDCAFLNTDEQPEKNWDRAYCQATTYFICQLQF
- the trpv6 gene encoding transient receptor potential cation channel subfamily V member 6, producing the protein MSPSMARSAPSELNHWWNQLRFRLQNKKGWNEMLDETFLICTKNINDIPLFYAAKNNSVGCIKKLLSCASTNIFERGALGETALHVAVMNDNLDAAVALMDGAPELINEPMTSELFQGVTPLHIAVVNQNINLVYHLISRGGDAATPRVTGLYFRKRIGGLLYCGEHILAFAACAGNEDIINMVIDAGASTRVQDYRGNTLLHVLVLQPNKTTACQAIDLIMARDVELDQSVPLDMVPNYRGLTPFKLAAKEGNIVAFQHLVNKRRVVQWSLGPLSSHLYDLTEIDSWADNMSVMELIVGSPRREARGILEVTPVRQLVSLKWDLYGKHYFRLLMVLYLLYIGTFTLCCVFRPLKDAPENYTKSDMDKTIRVQKAFNESYVTYGDSLRLAGEVISVLGAVVILVLEIPDILRVGARRYFGQTALGGPFHVILISYASLVVLLCVFRACEVQGEAEVMAVCLVLGWCNVMFFARGFEMLGPYVIMIQKIIFGDLTKFMWLSFIVLIGFSTSLWMVYMTQDPDSLPAYRSFPITLFSQFELSVGLIDLPVDHTVTTPPIVHVLHVTFSVVSYILLLNLLIAMMSDTHWRVAQERDELWRTQVVATTLMLERRLPRCLWPRLGVCGLSYGLKERWYLRVEDRNDPMMQKMRRYVKVFSKEDEKEKEGLEKSDTMKGTPMLRPKNRGCNNRRALAGWEVIRHSALGLEMEQQEPEEDHDIRYV